The following coding sequences lie in one Leptospira ryugenii genomic window:
- the speE gene encoding polyamine aminopropyltransferase, producing the protein MEIWYTEKLELEKGRAVSYRVTKTLDSLSSPFQKIDIFETQAFGRMFTLDGVTMVTNKDEHSYHEMIAHIPMMSHPNPQSVLVIGGGDGGTVREVLKHPSVKEVVLCEIDKAVVDISYQYFPECADALKDKRVIHHYDDGAKFARENKGRFDVILVDSSDPVGPAEVLFKEPFFRDMASALSSTGIIATQAESFWYHGDVISALFDFIPKIFPEYGYYYTTIPSYPSGVIGFTFLSNAIDPYQVIPEPGRVPKGLKYYSPEIHKSAFVLPEFAKAFIKRKG; encoded by the coding sequence ATGGAAATCTGGTACACTGAAAAATTAGAATTAGAGAAAGGACGAGCTGTCAGTTATCGTGTCACAAAGACCCTCGATTCATTGAGCTCACCCTTCCAAAAAATTGATATCTTTGAAACCCAAGCCTTTGGGCGGATGTTCACTTTAGATGGCGTGACGATGGTCACAAACAAGGACGAACATTCCTACCATGAAATGATAGCACATATCCCGATGATGAGCCATCCAAACCCTCAATCTGTCCTTGTGATTGGAGGAGGAGATGGAGGGACAGTTCGGGAAGTATTAAAACACCCGTCTGTCAAAGAAGTAGTACTTTGCGAGATTGACAAAGCAGTTGTTGATATCAGTTATCAATACTTTCCCGAATGTGCAGATGCCTTAAAAGACAAAAGAGTTATCCACCATTATGATGATGGAGCAAAGTTTGCAAGAGAGAATAAAGGGAGATTTGATGTCATCCTTGTTGATTCGAGTGATCCTGTGGGCCCTGCGGAAGTTCTCTTTAAGGAGCCATTCTTTCGTGATATGGCATCTGCTCTCTCCTCTACCGGGATTATCGCTACACAGGCAGAATCTTTTTGGTACCATGGCGATGTGATTTCCGCACTCTTTGACTTTATTCCTAAAATCTTTCCAGAATATGGATATTATTATACGACTATTCCCAGTTATCCCTCTGGTGTCATAGGTTTTACCTTCTTATCAAATGCCATTGATCCATATCAGGTTATCCCTGAGCCGGGAAGAGTTCCAAAAGGATTAAAATACTATAGTCCCGAAATCCACAAGTCTGCTTTTGTCTTGCCAGAATTTGCGAAGGCATTTATAAAGCGTAAAGGATAA
- a CDS encoding TMEM43 family protein, with the protein MLGNFTESLKGTIGGVALLIVSFPVLFKNEGCAVDIAKGLEEGAGIVVSIDAKQDSNQYQGKLIHTIGEAKAGSPTVDSDFSISVPSLGLTREVEMYQWDENVSEDKDKKKTYRYEKKWSSTEIDSSRFDEANTHNNPPFTYTSKTFSPSEVSIGNVKFSDDLINSIPRTEDLQYDANQTNRMSGRAKLADGRIYLGKNPASPEIGDVRIKHKIAPEGIASIIGQLQSGIVGPYKTKRDTTILMFDYGSKDAASMFQEAQDANVTRTWMVRAAGLFLMFLGFRLLFGPIAAAGGWIPILDGILEMGVSIVSGILAFSLSFMTISIAWIFYRPLLGFALLALGVGAFIYLYSQKGKFEKTNPQN; encoded by the coding sequence ATGCTAGGAAATTTTACAGAAAGTTTAAAAGGAACCATCGGAGGTGTTGCCCTTCTCATTGTCTCCTTTCCTGTTTTATTCAAGAATGAAGGATGTGCTGTTGATATAGCAAAGGGATTAGAAGAAGGGGCTGGTATTGTTGTCTCTATTGACGCAAAACAAGACAGCAACCAATACCAAGGTAAATTAATCCATACCATTGGTGAGGCAAAAGCAGGTTCCCCTACAGTTGATTCTGATTTTTCAATCTCTGTACCTTCTCTAGGTCTTACCCGTGAAGTGGAAATGTACCAATGGGACGAAAATGTGAGTGAAGACAAAGACAAAAAGAAAACATATAGATATGAAAAAAAATGGTCTTCTACAGAAATAGACTCTTCTCGTTTTGACGAAGCCAATACGCATAACAATCCTCCCTTTACTTATACTTCCAAAACTTTTTCTCCTTCAGAGGTTTCCATTGGAAATGTAAAATTTTCTGATGACTTGATCAATTCCATTCCAAGAACAGAAGATTTGCAATACGATGCGAACCAAACAAACCGAATGTCAGGTAGAGCTAAACTTGCTGATGGAAGGATCTATCTCGGTAAAAATCCAGCCTCACCAGAGATAGGTGATGTTCGGATCAAACATAAAATTGCACCTGAAGGAATCGCTTCCATCATCGGTCAGCTACAAAGTGGAATCGTAGGACCATACAAAACCAAACGAGACACCACCATCCTTATGTTTGATTATGGTTCAAAAGATGCGGCATCCATGTTCCAAGAGGCGCAAGATGCCAATGTCACACGTACTTGGATGGTGAGAGCGGCGGGTCTATTTCTGATGTTTTTAGGATTCCGTCTGCTTTTTGGACCTATAGCCGCAGCTGGCGGTTGGATCCCGATTTTAGATGGAATCTTGGAAATGGGAGTTAGCATCGTATCTGGTATCCTAGCATTCTCATTGTCCTTTATGACGATTTCCATAGCTTGGATCTTTTACAGACCACTACTTGGATTCGCATTGCTAGCGCTAGGCGTAGGAGCATTTATTTATCTATATAGCCAAAAAGGTAAGTTTGAAAAGACAAATCCCCAAAACTAA
- a CDS encoding DMT family transporter translates to MNAPSSKTQTLLELNVSVLIMGNVTLFAKTLPFHAITIIAGRAVFAFLLLLCFLKLRGKPLLPNSKTDFLKLFGIGILFGIHWVTYFHSIQISSVAIGMLSLFTYPVFTAILEPLFVGKKIDPFSFLLTCFAFLGLFFMVPKFDWSDQSFQGVVWGLFSAVIYSLRNILTKQMHVHYPSAQVLSIQLFASSILLLPFANGLSQMFFVPEYLLSLVVLAGVFTALAHTLWIRSIGKLPVVTVGLLSTVSPFYGTMSAWFFLGEVPPDRIWLGGGIILFCAVMEVIRTIDAKL, encoded by the coding sequence GTGAATGCTCCTTCCTCCAAAACACAGACACTCCTAGAGTTAAATGTCTCAGTTCTCATCATGGGGAACGTGACATTGTTTGCGAAAACCTTACCCTTCCATGCGATTACGATCATTGCCGGAAGGGCAGTCTTCGCATTTCTACTTCTCCTGTGTTTTCTAAAGCTAAGAGGCAAACCTCTTTTGCCAAATTCAAAAACTGACTTTTTAAAACTATTTGGTATCGGTATCCTCTTTGGCATCCATTGGGTTACCTACTTTCATTCAATCCAAATTTCAAGTGTAGCAATAGGTATGTTATCATTATTCACCTACCCAGTGTTCACAGCTATACTTGAGCCCTTGTTTGTCGGAAAAAAGATAGACCCTTTTTCTTTTCTTTTAACCTGCTTCGCTTTTTTAGGACTCTTTTTTATGGTCCCAAAATTTGATTGGTCAGACCAATCTTTCCAGGGTGTTGTCTGGGGTCTTTTTTCCGCTGTCATTTATTCCCTAAGAAATATCTTAACCAAACAAATGCATGTTCACTATCCAAGTGCACAAGTTCTATCCATTCAGTTGTTTGCTAGTTCTATTTTGCTTTTGCCATTCGCAAATGGACTTTCGCAGATGTTTTTTGTTCCCGAATATTTGCTCTCTCTTGTTGTACTTGCTGGTGTCTTCACGGCACTTGCACATACACTTTGGATCCGCAGCATAGGTAAACTACCGGTTGTAACAGTAGGACTGTTGTCCACTGTGAGTCCTTTTTACGGAACAATGTCTGCTTGGTTTTTTTTAGGTGAAGTCCCACCAGATCGTATCTGGCTTGGAGGTGGGATCATTTTGTTTTGCGCCGTGATGGAAGTCATCCGAACCATAGACGCAAAACTGTGA
- a CDS encoding DUF2505 family protein, with product MKYTVTHEFAVSLEKLLHAREERYKHLDQFPDLKNVTLLEEKKEGNIITQKRKVSLEGSMPVVLQAALSDLSLLEDSTFDTSTNTHVFKIAPPGKDNVFVIKGKSMYSSNGANSKRSYEVEVTSGLLFVSPIVEKAIEEIHKHSLEKDRKSIAKFLGLET from the coding sequence GTGAAATACACAGTTACACATGAATTTGCGGTTTCTCTAGAAAAACTCTTACATGCAAGGGAAGAGCGTTACAAACATTTGGACCAGTTCCCAGACCTTAAGAATGTTACACTTCTTGAAGAAAAGAAAGAAGGCAATATCATCACACAAAAAAGAAAAGTGAGTTTAGAAGGGTCTATGCCTGTTGTCTTGCAAGCCGCACTTTCCGATTTATCTTTGCTTGAAGATTCTACGTTTGACACGAGCACAAATACACACGTCTTTAAGATCGCTCCACCAGGCAAAGACAATGTGTTTGTGATCAAAGGCAAGAGTATGTATTCCTCTAATGGAGCCAATTCCAAACGTTCCTATGAGGTAGAAGTCACATCTGGCTTACTCTTCGTTTCCCCAATTGTAGAAAAGGCAATTGAGGAAATCCACAAACATAGTTTGGAAAAAGACAGAAAATCCATAGCCAAATTTTTGGGATTAGAAACCTAG
- a CDS encoding ferritin-like domain-containing protein, which produces MKSLKKTTFLEAVAAAIDHEVKCFQFYLRLSEQLPEGQIREIFSQLALDGDEHIKFIREVYKNAEGKELPNLKQLNEIEKFHSSTMQKLMDKLDRNKNVEVKQDEKKALELAIREGEDARNFYAKIRNKFQDPKINLLFQKLANFNEANSSLLEAQALAMEQSTVTEQVFYWEDDSLLSVVEEYSRPVKILPKAKTKAQSSPSKTLAKKKASTQKAKKAKPPAKKKQAASKKPAKKKGKKK; this is translated from the coding sequence ATGAAATCATTAAAAAAGACTACATTTTTAGAAGCAGTCGCCGCGGCCATCGACCATGAGGTGAAATGTTTCCAGTTCTATCTTAGGCTATCCGAACAATTACCCGAAGGTCAGATTCGAGAAATATTCAGCCAACTCGCTCTCGACGGAGATGAACACATTAAATTCATCCGTGAGGTATATAAAAATGCTGAAGGCAAAGAGCTGCCCAATTTAAAACAGCTGAATGAAATTGAGAAGTTTCATTCTTCCACCATGCAGAAGTTAATGGATAAATTGGATCGCAACAAAAACGTCGAAGTCAAACAAGATGAAAAAAAAGCTCTAGAGCTTGCGATCCGAGAAGGAGAAGATGCTCGGAATTTCTATGCAAAGATACGAAATAAATTCCAAGACCCAAAGATCAACTTACTCTTTCAAAAACTAGCAAATTTCAATGAGGCGAATAGTTCTCTCTTAGAAGCACAAGCCTTGGCAATGGAACAGTCGACTGTTACAGAACAAGTTTTCTATTGGGAAGACGATTCCCTTCTAAGTGTAGTGGAAGAATATTCTCGCCCTGTTAAAATCCTACCTAAGGCCAAGACAAAAGCTCAGTCCAGCCCATCCAAAACGCTTGCCAAGAAGAAGGCTAGCACACAGAAAGCTAAGAAGGCAAAACCGCCTGCAAAGAAAAAACAAGCGGCAAGCAAAAAACCTGCAAAGAAAAAAGGAAAGAAAAAATAG
- a CDS encoding lysoplasmalogenase, translating to MNLLLVLFLVFSVLHFLAIGFSNKESLLYLPSKVVPILLLLYGMIRHGKRLPKPGKVFTLGLVFSVFGDSFLALPGKEYFVPGLGSFLIAQLLYAYAFSFGESSFWKRALPFFAFGAAYYALLLPHLGNLSLPVFVYMTAICLMGWRVASASSRPKQSFQLGLMGAILFILSDSIIAYSMFLAPEMNRMLASFLIMSTYYIAQLFLFLSMEPKESI from the coding sequence ATGAACCTTTTACTAGTTTTATTTCTCGTTTTTTCTGTCTTACATTTTTTAGCCATAGGGTTTTCAAATAAGGAAAGCCTTCTCTATTTACCATCCAAAGTGGTTCCCATCTTATTGCTTCTCTATGGAATGATACGGCATGGGAAACGATTGCCAAAGCCAGGAAAGGTTTTCACTCTAGGTTTGGTTTTTTCCGTCTTTGGGGATTCGTTTTTAGCCCTTCCCGGCAAAGAATACTTTGTTCCTGGTTTGGGATCTTTTTTGATCGCCCAATTGTTGTATGCTTATGCTTTCTCTTTTGGTGAGTCTTCCTTCTGGAAACGAGCCCTTCCTTTTTTCGCATTTGGAGCCGCTTATTATGCTTTGCTCTTGCCACACCTGGGAAATCTTTCCCTTCCTGTCTTTGTCTATATGACAGCAATTTGTTTGATGGGTTGGCGCGTAGCTTCTGCGAGTAGTCGACCCAAACAAAGCTTTCAGTTAGGATTGATGGGTGCGATTCTTTTTATTCTCTCTGATTCTATCATCGCTTATTCAATGTTTTTGGCTCCTGAAATGAACCGCATGCTGGCATCGTTTTTAATTATGAGTACGTACTACATTGCGCAACTGTTCCTTTTTCTGTCTATGGAACCAAAAGAATCGATCTAG